AATCGCGGATGTTCTGGCCGACCGGCGCGTCTTCCGGCAGCTCCATCAGGCCGCTGCCCTCTTCCGAGATCTTCAGTTCCTTGGCCGAACACATCATGCCTTGCGACTCGACGCCGCGCAGCTTGCCCAGCTTGATCTCGAACGGCTTGCCGTCCGCGCCCGGGGGCAGGACGGCGCCGACCTTGGCGCAGATCGCCTTCATGCCGGCGCGCACGTTGGGGGCGCCGCAGACGATGTTGAGCAGCGTACCGGTGCCGGCGTCGACCTGGCAGACGTTCAGGCGATCGGCGTTCGGGTGCTTGACCACTTCCTTGACTTCGGCCACCACCACGTTCGAGAACGGCGGCGCCACGGCCTCGACTTCTTCGACCTCGAGGCCAGACATCGTCAACAGGTGGGCCAGTTCGTCCGAATTGATCTTCGGATCGACCATGGAACGGAGCCAGTTTTCGGAAAATTGCATATTCGTTTGCCTTGTTGGGTTCGCGTTGTTCTTATTAGTTGAACTGCTTCAGGAAGCGCAGGTCGCCCTCGTAGAAGAGACGAAGGTCGTTGATGCCGTAACGCAGCATGGTCAGGCGCTCCAGGCCGGAACCGAACGCGAAGCCGATGAATTTTTCCGGGTCCAGGCCGAAATTGCGCACGACGGTCGGATGCACCTGGCCGGCGCCCGAGACTTCCAGCCAACGGCCCTTGAGCGGACCGGAACCGAAGGCGATATCGATCTCGGCCGACGGCTCGGTGAATGGGAAGTACGACGGGCGGAAGCGCACTTGCAGGTCGTCGGTCTCGAAGAAGGCCTTGACGAAATTCAGGTAGACGCCCTTCAGGTCGGCGAAGCTGATGTCTTCGCCGATCCACAGGCCTTCGACCTGGTGGAACATCGGCGAGTGGGTGGCATCGCTGTCGACGCGGTAGGTGCGGCCCGGCGCGATCACCTTGATCGGCGGCGTATGCGTGCGCGCGTAGCGCACCTGCATCGGGCTGGTGTGGGTGCGCAGCAGCAGCGGCTTGCCGGTGCTGTCGTTGCCTTCGATATAGAAGGTGTCCTGCATCGAACGGGCCGGATGGTTTTCCGGGCTGTTCAGTGCGGTGAAATTGGTCCAGTCGGTCTCGATTTCCGGGCCGTCGGCCACGTCGAAACCGATCGAGCGGAAGATCTGCTCGACGCGCTCCCAGCTGCGCATGACAGGATGGATGCCGCCGATCGAGCGGCCACGGCCCGGCAGGGTGACGTCGATGCTTTCCGCATTCAGGCGCGCCAGCAGCTGGGCATTGGCCAGCGCCTCGCGGCGAGCCGTCAACGCCTGTTCGATTTTTTCTTTGGCGGCGTTGATCAAGGCGCCCTGCGCCTTGCGCTGTTCGGGGTCGAGCTTGCCGAGGCCCTTCATCAGGTCGGTCACCTGGCCGGTCTTGCCGAGGTATTTCGCTTTTGCGTTTTCCAGCGCGGCTGCGTCTTGTGCGGCGCCAAAGTCCGACTGTGCCGAAACGACGAGTTCTTCGAGCGCGGGTTGTGCTTGCGGATCCATGCTTGTTCTGTTCCTGTTTTGAGGGCGCGGCTCATCGAGCCAACTGGGCGATCGGCGCCACAATCAAAAACGGGGCATAAGGTGATTAACCCTCTGCCCCGTCCTTTTTGCGCCCGGCGATGGCCGGGCGCTGTACTGCTGTGCAGTTCGCTCGCTTGAATTAAGCGGCAGCGACTTGCGCCTTGACGGTGTTCACGATAGCGGCAAATGCCGGCTTGTCGTTCACAGCCATGTCGGCCAGGACTTTACGGTCCAGTTCAATCGCGGCTTTCTTCAGGCCGTTCATGA
This genomic stretch from Massilia sp. 9096 harbors:
- the pheS gene encoding phenylalanine--tRNA ligase subunit alpha, giving the protein MDPQAQPALEELVVSAQSDFGAAQDAAALENAKAKYLGKTGQVTDLMKGLGKLDPEQRKAQGALINAAKEKIEQALTARREALANAQLLARLNAESIDVTLPGRGRSIGGIHPVMRSWERVEQIFRSIGFDVADGPEIETDWTNFTALNSPENHPARSMQDTFYIEGNDSTGKPLLLRTHTSPMQVRYARTHTPPIKVIAPGRTYRVDSDATHSPMFHQVEGLWIGEDISFADLKGVYLNFVKAFFETDDLQVRFRPSYFPFTEPSAEIDIAFGSGPLKGRWLEVSGAGQVHPTVVRNFGLDPEKFIGFAFGSGLERLTMLRYGINDLRLFYEGDLRFLKQFN